The Sulfurimonas lithotrophica genome includes a region encoding these proteins:
- a CDS encoding beta-ketoacyl synthase chain length factor, translating into MKKVALKIISAAKVAAPKSIEDLDEKRIVPKMLLRRRLTRNAKVMLYLSDKCGFDGGKVVYGSCYSEIKETVVISDAILNKEPISPTSFQNSVYNSAPSYFSLVHQDRDEIITISSGMNSSRDALKTAALQALVSGEKILCVATECLNVKNIEQVNRCTTYLESGAAVVVEIDNDTTDACEIQGNGDRGILQSLQDLFKVVNMYENNQKKILIEL; encoded by the coding sequence ATGAAAAAAGTAGCTCTAAAAATTATCAGTGCTGCAAAGGTAGCTGCTCCGAAATCTATAGAAGATCTAGATGAAAAACGAATAGTTCCAAAAATGTTGCTTAGACGTCGATTAACCAGAAATGCAAAAGTGATGTTGTATTTGAGTGACAAGTGTGGTTTTGACGGCGGAAAAGTTGTTTACGGAAGTTGTTACAGTGAGATTAAAGAAACGGTAGTTATTTCGGATGCTATTTTAAATAAAGAACCGATATCGCCGACATCTTTTCAAAACTCTGTTTACAATTCTGCACCGTCATACTTTTCACTTGTTCATCAAGATAGAGATGAAATAATAACAATATCTTCGGGTATGAATTCTTCCAGAGATGCTTTAAAAACAGCTGCTTTGCAAGCACTAGTATCCGGAGAAAAGATACTTTGTGTAGCAACTGAATGTTTAAACGTAAAAAATATCGAACAGGTTAACAGATGTACGACATATTTAGAATCCGGAGCTGCCGTCGTTGTTGAGATTGACAACGATACAACAGATGCTTGTGAGATACAAGGCAATGGAGATAGAGGTATTCTTCAATCTCTTCAAGACTTGTTTAAAGTAGTAAACATGTACGAAAATAATCAAAAAAAAATACTTATAGAACTTTAG
- a CDS encoding HAL/PAL/TAL family ammonia-lyase, with amino-acid sequence MVIDNNTVAYENFIYDEKVTLSNDPEFIAFINAGHDFLIENIKNGRPIYGVTTGYGEAGQNYAAFEEAQELQKNLYSFHGCGVGENLSAEISKIMVTIRMISLSKGKSGISYDLLKRFELLLDNKIYPVIPAQGSVGASGDLTPLSYIAAVIAGERECYFNDEIRPTEEVYKELGIEAYVFKPKEALAIMNGTASMSSIAIDSIKKFEILLDSMESFVASIFELLLCDITPLEPFVHESKPFDGQKAVAANVLAKCEGSKLTHEAFSRYENFHLEAEQNIQDRYSIRCAPQVLGVVRDNLEVAKKWIKTEINGVNDNPLIDHVGKKIYTSGNFYGGYIAHAMDTMRICAGNVADLLDKEFGLLVDHKFNKGLGESLKLNKKSTHHGFKAMQISLSSLAADVMINTTAASLHSRPTESFNQDKVSMGTTAALHFKKQLPDLTNMLSIAFIGMAQAVDIRGYENCSSTLQKNYDSVRSIVEKLEFDRRMDGDIRAVNAMIQEGKLA; translated from the coding sequence ATGGTAATAGACAACAATACAGTAGCATATGAAAATTTCATCTATGATGAAAAAGTAACACTTAGCAATGATCCCGAATTTATAGCATTTATCAATGCCGGACATGACTTTTTAATTGAAAACATTAAAAACGGAAGACCTATCTACGGTGTAACGACAGGTTATGGTGAAGCCGGTCAGAACTATGCTGCTTTTGAAGAAGCTCAGGAATTACAAAAAAATCTTTATAGCTTTCACGGTTGTGGTGTTGGTGAAAACCTGAGTGCCGAGATTTCTAAAATCATGGTAACTATTCGTATGATCTCTCTCTCAAAAGGTAAAAGCGGAATCAGCTACGATTTACTTAAAAGATTTGAGCTTCTTTTAGATAATAAAATATACCCTGTTATCCCTGCTCAGGGTTCAGTCGGAGCTAGTGGAGATTTAACTCCGTTATCTTATATTGCAGCAGTTATCGCGGGTGAGCGTGAGTGTTACTTTAATGATGAAATAAGACCTACCGAAGAAGTTTATAAAGAACTTGGAATTGAGGCTTACGTATTTAAACCAAAAGAAGCATTGGCTATTATGAACGGTACGGCTTCAATGAGTTCAATCGCAATTGATTCTATTAAAAAATTTGAAATACTACTTGATTCTATGGAGAGCTTTGTAGCATCTATATTTGAACTTTTATTATGTGATATTACACCTCTGGAGCCGTTTGTGCATGAGAGTAAACCTTTTGATGGGCAAAAAGCCGTAGCTGCTAACGTATTGGCAAAATGTGAAGGTTCCAAACTTACTCACGAAGCGTTCAGTCGTTACGAAAACTTTCACTTAGAAGCTGAACAAAATATTCAAGACAGATACTCTATCCGTTGTGCTCCACAAGTTCTAGGTGTAGTTCGCGACAACCTTGAAGTTGCTAAAAAGTGGATTAAAACTGAGATTAACGGTGTAAACGACAATCCTCTTATCGACCATGTCGGTAAAAAAATCTACACATCCGGTAACTTCTACGGCGGTTATATAGCTCATGCTATGGATACTATGCGTATATGTGCAGGAAACGTTGCAGATTTACTTGATAAAGAGTTTGGACTATTGGTTGACCATAAATTTAACAAAGGTCTGGGCGAATCTCTTAAACTAAATAAAAAATCAACTCACCACGGTTTTAAAGCTATGCAGATTTCACTTAGCTCACTTGCGGCTGATGTTATGATAAATACAACCGCAGCATCTCTACACTCACGTCCTACAGAGTCTTTTAACCAGGATAAAGTAAGTATGGGTACAACGGCAGCACTTCACTTTAAAAAACAACTTCCTGATTTAACAAATATGTTAAGTATTGCATTTATCGGTATGGCTCAGGCCGTAGATATCCGCGGATACGAAAACTGTTCTAGCACTTTACAAAAAAACTACGACTCCGTTCGTTCTATTGTAGAAAAACTAGAGTTTGACAGACGTATGGACGGTGATATAAGAGCAGTTAATGCAATGATTCAAGAAGGTAAATTAGCATGA
- a CDS encoding SDR family oxidoreductase, whose translation MKKVLVTGSTGAIGEACARYFHDNGYFVYLHYRSQEAKAKEIQAELENSEILGFDIVNKEDVFSKLESLEIDVLVNNAGITKDNLFFFMQDNEWSDVINTSVNGTYNVTKAVLKNMISNKNGSIINVASVSGLVGNTGQTNYSAAKGAMIAFTKALSQEVARYKIRVNTVAPGLIESDMTKDLPLKELKKTIPLRRIGKAEDVAETVFFLGDKASYITGETVNISGGMVIT comes from the coding sequence ATGAAAAAAGTTTTAGTTACCGGCTCAACCGGTGCTATAGGTGAAGCATGTGCAAGATATTTTCACGACAATGGATATTTTGTATATCTGCACTACCGCTCACAAGAGGCAAAAGCTAAAGAGATTCAAGCCGAACTTGAAAACTCTGAGATTTTAGGTTTTGACATTGTAAATAAAGAGGATGTGTTTTCAAAACTTGAAAGTTTGGAGATTGACGTACTTGTGAACAACGCAGGTATTACAAAAGACAACCTTTTCTTTTTCATGCAAGACAATGAGTGGAGTGACGTAATAAACACTTCCGTAAACGGTACATACAATGTTACAAAAGCCGTACTTAAAAACATGATATCAAATAAAAACGGCTCAATTATAAACGTAGCGAGTGTATCTGGTCTTGTCGGTAATACGGGTCAGACTAACTATTCTGCCGCAAAAGGTGCAATGATAGCTTTTACTAAAGCGCTTTCACAAGAAGTTGCACGTTACAAAATACGTGTAAATACTGTAGCACCCGGTTTAATAGAGTCAGACATGACAAAAGATTTACCGCTTAAAGAGCTTAAAAAAACTATACCACTTAGAAGAATCGGTAAAGCTGAGGATGTGGCTGAGACTGTATTTTTTCTAGGTGACAAAGCTTCTTATATTACGGGAGAGACCGTAAATATAAGCGGCGGTATGGTCATCACGTAA
- a CDS encoding beta-ketoacyl-[acyl-carrier-protein] synthase family protein — translation MKRVVITGIGLNSPLGNSYDELYESLKAEKCGIEYLPEFEEIPDLSTKIGGIVKNLDFKGEIPRKYRRSMGRVAQLNVISTADAIADAKLSQELLSSKKCGISFGSTMGADEEIFRWISEVHEQKSYKAQNSMAFLKVMSHTVAANIAQMFEIKGRNIPTCSACTSSAQAIGVGYESVKYGMSDIMICGGAEGQHHLSAGIFDVLGAASSNHNHEPHKASRPFNHSRDGLVISEGSGAIVLEELEHALARGAKIYGEIIGYATSCDGSHLTTPSKEGMQSVMEWSLEDAHLKPEQIDYINAHATATEKGDIAESHATFSVFGGNTPISSTKGHMGHLLGGCGVVESVICLLALNKSFLPKTMNFESLDPECAEINVLAKNENKDCKIVMNNNFAFGGINTSLIFQEYKG, via the coding sequence ATGAAAAGAGTAGTAATTACGGGAATCGGACTTAATTCACCGCTTGGGAACAGTTATGACGAGCTTTACGAATCTTTAAAAGCTGAAAAATGCGGAATAGAATATTTGCCCGAATTTGAAGAGATTCCTGATCTTAGCACAAAAATCGGCGGAATAGTAAAAAACCTTGACTTTAAAGGTGAGATTCCAAGAAAATACCGCCGTTCTATGGGAAGAGTTGCTCAACTGAATGTTATATCTACAGCAGATGCGATAGCTGATGCAAAGCTGTCACAGGAACTTTTATCTTCTAAAAAATGCGGTATATCTTTTGGTTCTACAATGGGTGCGGATGAAGAGATATTTAGATGGATATCTGAAGTACACGAGCAAAAGAGTTATAAAGCTCAGAACTCTATGGCGTTTTTAAAAGTTATGAGTCATACAGTAGCTGCGAATATAGCCCAAATGTTTGAGATAAAAGGTCGTAATATACCGACGTGTTCTGCTTGTACATCTTCGGCTCAGGCTATCGGTGTAGGATATGAGAGTGTAAAATACGGTATGAGTGATATTATGATTTGTGGCGGTGCCGAGGGGCAACACCACCTCTCAGCAGGTATATTTGACGTACTCGGTGCTGCATCGTCTAACCATAACCACGAACCGCACAAAGCATCTCGACCTTTTAATCATTCACGTGACGGTTTGGTTATCAGTGAAGGAAGCGGGGCTATAGTCTTGGAAGAACTTGAACACGCACTTGCTCGCGGAGCTAAAATCTACGGTGAGATTATCGGTTATGCAACAAGTTGTGACGGTTCACACTTAACAACACCGTCTAAAGAAGGTATGCAAAGTGTTATGGAGTGGTCGCTTGAAGATGCACATCTTAAACCTGAACAGATTGATTACATAAACGCTCATGCTACAGCTACCGAGAAAGGCGATATAGCCGAGAGTCATGCTACATTTAGCGTATTTGGCGGTAATACCCCTATCAGTAGTACAAAAGGTCATATGGGACACTTGCTTGGCGGTTGTGGAGTAGTCGAGAGTGTTATATGTTTATTGGCACTTAATAAATCATTTTTACCAAAAACCATGAACTTTGAATCATTGGATCCAGAATGTGCAGAGATTAATGTTTTAGCAAAAAATGAGAATAAAGATTGTAAAATTGTCATGAATAATAACTTCGCCTTTGGTGGGATAAATACGTCGTTAATTTTTCAAGAGTATAAAGGATAA
- a CDS encoding acyl carrier protein: MVTKEEIFEKVKTTLINDFEIEDDEVVLDAHIYKDLDLDSLDAIDLMVTLDKQLGIETKPEEMKNLATIDDVCNFIVDTVTAKENG, encoded by the coding sequence ATGGTAACAAAAGAGGAAATTTTTGAGAAAGTAAAAACTACTTTAATAAATGACTTCGAAATAGAAGATGATGAAGTAGTACTAGACGCTCATATCTATAAAGACTTAGATTTAGACAGCTTAGATGCAATTGACTTAATGGTTACACTCGATAAACAACTCGGGATTGAAACTAAACCTGAAGAAATGAAAAATTTGGCAACTATCGATGATGTTTGCAACTTTATTGTAGATACTGTAACAGCCAAAGAAAATGGCTAA